In the genome of Tripterygium wilfordii isolate XIE 37 chromosome 19, ASM1340144v1, whole genome shotgun sequence, one region contains:
- the LOC119985760 gene encoding uncharacterized protein LOC119985760: MEQIEELKEWKKSTWQLPSKPKNVKNRTILEVPIRDAITLLANLISHFGTNRKRLAAGDVKIFPTNVLMKGNEYALQKFVILVNSIHKQLVEDKKAGATTEMIEDREHGEPWEWDDRDA; this comes from the exons ATGGAGCAAATAGAAGAATTGAAAGAGTGGAAAAAATCTACTTGGCAGCTTCCTTCCAAACCCAAGAATGTCAAAAACCGCACCATACTAGAAGTTCCTATTCGGGATGCGATTACCTTGCTAGCAAATTTGATTTCTCATTTTGGTACAAATAGAAAG AGATTGGCAGCAGGGGATGTCAAAATATTTCCCACCAATGTGTTGATGAAAGGCAATGAATATGCTTTACAGAAATTTGTAATTTTGGTTAATTCTATACACAAGCAGTTGGTTGAAGATAAAAAGGCTGGAGCAACAACGGAGATGATTGAAGATAGAGAGCATGGAGAGCCATGGGAATGGGATGATAGAGATGCTTAG